The Niallia alba genome includes a window with the following:
- a CDS encoding glycoside hydrolase family 125 protein — protein sequence MSYQKTAMSSVREFMKMITEKCGDEHADWAVNFNTCFANTLETTVEKLEDGTTFLLTGDIPAMWLRDSTAQVRPYLVLAEADEEMANMIAGLIERQFQYVCLDPYANAFNKEADNAGHQSDLTTMNPWIWERKYEIDSLCYPIQLSYLFWKATGRTNQFNHTFQEAVQKIIEVWTIEQDHTNSAYMFERVTDRKEDTLVNKGRGPEVVPTGMTWSGFRPSDDACVYGYLVPSNMFASVVLGYLIEIYETVLKENTFVPKFKKLQAAIQKGIEEFAVVRNKSGEEIYAYEVDGKGNFNIMDDSNIPNLLSAPYLGYVEANDERYKATRRTVLSNENPYYYKGKYAAGIGSSHTPENYIWPIALAMEGLTTTDKKEKERILDLLVSCDGGTHLMHEGFDVDDPSQYTREWFSWANMMFCELVMDYFDIRVKKE from the coding sequence GATGAACATGCGGATTGGGCAGTTAATTTTAATACTTGCTTTGCTAATACATTAGAAACAACAGTTGAAAAGCTGGAGGACGGAACGACTTTTCTTCTTACTGGTGACATCCCGGCGATGTGGCTTAGAGACTCAACTGCACAGGTTAGACCGTATTTAGTGCTAGCAGAAGCGGATGAAGAAATGGCTAATATGATTGCAGGTCTAATCGAAAGACAATTTCAGTATGTTTGTTTGGACCCTTATGCTAACGCTTTCAATAAAGAGGCGGATAATGCTGGACACCAAAGTGATTTAACGACAATGAATCCATGGATTTGGGAAAGAAAGTATGAAATTGATTCATTGTGCTATCCGATTCAACTTAGTTATTTGTTCTGGAAGGCAACAGGGAGAACGAATCAATTTAATCATACATTTCAGGAAGCAGTTCAAAAAATAATTGAAGTATGGACGATAGAACAAGATCATACGAATTCAGCGTATATGTTTGAAAGAGTAACAGACAGAAAAGAAGATACTCTGGTAAACAAGGGAAGAGGACCAGAAGTTGTACCAACTGGAATGACTTGGTCAGGTTTTAGACCAAGTGATGATGCTTGTGTTTATGGTTATTTAGTGCCTTCAAATATGTTTGCTAGTGTAGTTCTTGGTTACTTAATAGAAATATATGAAACTGTTTTGAAAGAAAACACTTTTGTCCCTAAATTTAAAAAGTTACAAGCAGCTATACAAAAAGGGATTGAAGAGTTTGCTGTTGTGCGTAATAAAAGTGGAGAAGAAATTTACGCCTATGAAGTAGATGGAAAAGGCAACTTTAATATAATGGATGATTCGAATATTCCTAATCTATTGTCTGCCCCGTATCTTGGATATGTAGAGGCGAATGATGAACGATATAAAGCAACGCGCCGGACAGTGCTTAGTAATGAAAATCCTTACTATTATAAGGGGAAATATGCAGCAGGTATAGGAAGTTCTCATACACCAGAAAATTATATCTGGCCAATTGCGCTTGCGATGGAAGGACTTACGACAACGGATAAAAAAGAGAAAGAAAGAATACTAGATTTACTCGTATCATGTGATGGGGGAACTCATTTAATGCATGAAGGCTTTGATGTAGATGACCCTTCACAATATACAAGAGAGTGGTTCTCATGGGCGAATATGATGTTTTGCGAACTTGTAATGGATTACTTTGATATTCGAGTGAAGAAAGAATAA